In a genomic window of Arthrobacter woluwensis:
- a CDS encoding metallophosphoesterase, with translation MTRPGLTLDDGGQAPDVVIGDVHGALEPLSNALRRQGLLDRMGSWCGGQRTLWLLGDFMDRGPDGSGVVHLVRRLQHQAADDGGAVHALLGNHEVLALGKRRFGALRLETPNGPRSFHDSWQRNGGREQDQRELSDEDFAWLASLPGMALTGSHLLVHADTTEYLHWGSDTTAVNDTLRSRLESDDPLDVWEVWARLTTRHAFRDRPSVARGFLREFGGSRLVHGHSIIADVHGHPAPLTQGPDVYADGLVVDIDGGLYDGGPCIVLHLP, from the coding sequence ATGACCAGGCCGGGACTCACCCTCGACGACGGCGGGCAGGCGCCCGACGTCGTCATCGGTGATGTCCACGGCGCGCTGGAGCCGTTGTCCAACGCCCTGCGGCGACAAGGTCTCCTGGACCGCATGGGATCCTGGTGCGGCGGGCAGCGCACCCTCTGGCTCCTCGGCGACTTCATGGACCGCGGGCCGGACGGCTCCGGCGTGGTGCACCTGGTGCGCCGTCTCCAGCATCAGGCGGCCGACGACGGCGGCGCCGTCCACGCGCTGCTGGGGAACCACGAGGTCCTGGCGCTGGGCAAGCGGCGCTTCGGCGCGCTGCGCCTCGAGACTCCCAATGGGCCGAGGTCCTTCCACGACTCGTGGCAGCGCAACGGCGGACGCGAACAGGACCAGCGCGAACTCAGCGACGAGGACTTCGCCTGGCTCGCGTCGCTCCCGGGCATGGCTCTGACGGGGTCGCACCTCCTGGTCCACGCGGACACGACGGAGTACCTGCACTGGGGATCGGACACCACCGCGGTCAACGACACCCTGCGGAGCCGCCTCGAGAGCGACGACCCCCTCGACGTCTGGGAGGTCTGGGCGCGGCTGACCACCCGGCACGCGTTCCGCGACCGGCCGTCCGTGGCACGCGGCTTCCTCCGGGAGTTCGGAGGGTCCCGCCTGGTGCACGGCCACAGCATCATCGCGGACGTCCACGGGCATCCCGCACCCCTCACCCAGGGTCCGGACGTGTACGCCGACGGCCTTGTGGTAGACATTGACGGAGGGCTCTACGACGGCGGTCCCTGCATCGTCCTGCACCTGCCCTGA
- a CDS encoding GntR family transcriptional regulator: protein MSSDAVLAGLRREARAAHAHTAQWVAATLRQRIADGELTPGTKLPEEALREALGVSRNTLREAFATLHAERVVQRIPNRGVFVAHPTAEDVREIYRVRKLVEPAALLWAPRIDVEELAGIVSRGRAAVTEGDIAGMAGANQDFHRAVLAAAGSIRLDALMEQVLAEMRLVFAAMGRDPRFHAPYVEGNERIVELLAAGQRAEAAEYLREYLDRAEQQLVDAVEGRA, encoded by the coding sequence GTGAGTTCTGATGCTGTCCTGGCGGGGTTGCGCCGCGAAGCGCGTGCCGCCCACGCGCACACCGCCCAGTGGGTGGCGGCCACGCTGCGGCAGCGCATCGCCGACGGCGAGCTGACCCCCGGCACCAAGCTTCCCGAGGAGGCACTGCGGGAGGCCCTGGGCGTCTCGCGGAACACACTCCGCGAGGCCTTCGCCACCCTGCACGCCGAACGCGTGGTGCAGCGGATCCCGAACCGCGGCGTCTTCGTGGCCCATCCGACGGCCGAGGATGTCCGCGAGATCTACCGGGTCCGGAAGCTCGTGGAGCCGGCCGCCCTGCTGTGGGCCCCGCGGATCGACGTCGAGGAGCTCGCGGGGATCGTCAGCCGGGGCCGGGCCGCCGTCACGGAGGGCGACATCGCCGGGATGGCCGGGGCGAACCAGGATTTCCACCGGGCCGTCCTCGCGGCCGCCGGGAGCATCCGGCTCGACGCGCTCATGGAACAGGTGCTCGCGGAGATGCGTCTGGTGTTCGCGGCGATGGGCCGGGACCCCCGCTTCCATGCGCCGTATGTCGAGGGCAACGAGAGGATCGTCGAGCTCCTGGCGGCCGGGCAGCGTGCCGAGGCCGCCGAGTACCTCCGGGAATATCTCGACCGGGCCGAGCAGCAGCTCGTGGACGCGGTCGAGGGGCGGGCTTAG